In Malassezia japonica chromosome 2, complete sequence, one DNA window encodes the following:
- the TIF32 gene encoding eukaryotic translation initiation factor 3 subunit A (BUSCO:EOG0926112A; COG:J; EggNog:ENOG503NU0R): MPPVVKPEAVLKRSEELINVGQASAALQALHEFTFSRRFKQGPSSSLEPLMERFMELCVDQRRGRAAKEALMQFKNAFQNTDPQSIRNVINHFLQHADAKVSEARSRADAAAEELDIDDLEESETPESILLGSVSQDQERDRTDRTMVTPWLKFLWEAYRTALDILKNNTRLEMAYQQIADQALHFCLQHQRKTEFRRLCEVLRQHLQSVARSTHHTNAIDFSDADTLQRHLDTRFTQLNSAVELELWQEAFRSVEDVHNLLTIAKKAPKPAMMANYYEKLTRIFIVSDNHLFHAAAWNRYYALARLSAHTEADQARMASFVLLSALAVPVIASSAPGTGNLNKGRTDFLQADSETRQRTGRLNALLGLNRTPTRAGLLREALNRNVLRRVRPELRELYHILEVEFHPLSICTKIEPILKQVAQDPSMAKYVKPLHSVVLTRLFQQLSQVYDSVKLQQVMQLVSAFKAPYHYTAADIEKFCLNACKRGHLNLRIDHVSQAITFQDDVFATDLHPAVASSSETDLVRLQTTPSELVRTQLARLAESLDTSLRVVDPSASQTAAEARRAAFARAIAEADKEHKLAVERKIKMERRKELLREMAKKREEEEAIAKAERLRQQAEAEQRRFTEEARRRELEHVRKEMEAAKLEEARKMAQSLKEKGGLKLSEEEFASLDTEKLVQLQVEQIEREKKDLSERLRTVHRRMDHIERAYRREEQPLLAADYERQQAIDLANHKRAYEVQRVTARERHESDMAMKKVLVGIMPDYDGMRDMLLGRRKALHEERVAQAETQIEKEKEQRRMDILHEHEEEQRRREEAEKERAAYEAQRKQREEEEARLAESRRADAEREAELEKQKRAEIEERQAALRMQAEKQAAQQAKAQERLDRDRAEPRTETGGAWRRSGAPSAAPPAASSGATDPMFANRRYRPGDLSRNSEGRAPEPRPMPTERRAPEPRTMPSERPPGAGGRYVPGAFSRMRQGGGGAPPSEGAARPPPPSAPPRDADGFQQVKPRSSTAYRPPSAR; this comes from the coding sequence ATGCCGCCTGTCGTTaagcccgaggcggtgctGAAACGCTCGGAGGAGCTGATCAATGTGGGGCAGGCGTCCGCCGCCCTGCAGGCTCTGCATGAGTTTACGTTTTCGCGCCGCTTCAAGCAAGGCccctcgagctcgctcgagccgctgaTGGAGCGCTTCATGGAGCTGTGTgtcgaccagcgccgcggccgcgcggcgaaGGAGGCGCTGATGCAGTTCAAGAACGCTTTCCAGAACACCGATCCCCAGTCGATCCGGAACGTGATCAACCACTTTTTGCAGCATGCCGATGCCAAGGtgtccgaggcgcgcagccgtgcggacgccgctgcggaggagctcgacatTGACGATCTTGAGGAGAGCGAGACGCCCGAGAGTatcctgctcggcagcgtgAGCCAGGACCAGGAGCGGGACCGCACCGACCGCACGATGGTTACGCCTTGGCTCAAGTTCCTTTGGGAGGCGtaccgcacggcgctcgacatcCTGAAGAACAACACGCGCCTGGAGATGGCGTACCAGCAGATTGCTgaccaggcgctgcactTTTGCCTGCAGCACCAGCGCAAGACCGAGTTCCGCCGCCTCTGtgaggtgctgcgccagcACCTGcagagcgtcgcgcgctcgacgcaccACACCAACGCGATCGACTTTTCCGATGCCGAtacgctgcagcgccaccTGGACACGCGCTTTACGCAGCTGAACAGCGCCgtggagctcgagctgtgGCAGGAGGCCTTCCGCTCGGTCGAGGACGTGCACAACCTGCTGACGATCGCCAAGAAGGCCCCCAAGCCCGCGATGATGGCGAACTACTACGAAAAGCTCACGCGCATCTTTATCGTGTCGGACAACCACCTCTtccacgccgcggcgtggaACCGCTACTATGCGCTCGCCCGCCTCTCGGCGCacaccgaggccgaccaGGCGCGCATGGCGTCGTTTGTGCTGCTCAGTGCGCTTGCCGTGCCGGTCAttgcctcgagcgcgccgggcacCGGCAACCTGAACAAGGGCCGCACCGACTTCCTCCAGGCCGACTCGGAgacgcgccagcgcaccggccgcCTGAACGCGCTCCTGGGCCTGAACCGCAccccgacgcgcgcgggtctcttgcgcgaggcgctcaaccgcaacgtgctgcgccgcgtgcgccccgagctgcgcgagctctACCACatcctcgaggtcgagttCCACCCCCTGTCGATCTGCACCAAGATCGAGCCGATTCTGAAGCAGGTCGCACAGGACCCCAGCATGGCCAAGTACGTCAAGCCGCTGCACTCGGTCGTGCTCACGCGCCTCTTCCAGCAGCTGAGCCAGGTGTACGACTCGGTCAAGCTGCAGCAGGTCATGCAGCTCGTGTCGGCCTTCAAGGCGCCGTACCACTACACGGCCGCCGACATTGAAAAGTTCTGCCTGAACGCGTGCAAGCGCGGCCACCTCAACCTGCGCATCGACCATGTGTCGCAGGCCATCACCTTCCAGGACGACGTCTTTGCCACCGATCTGCACCCCGCCGTggccagctcgagcgagacggACCTGGTGCGTCTGCAGACGACGCCTtccgagctcgtgcgcacgcagctcgcaCGCCTTGCCGAGAGCCTCGacacgtcgctgcgcgtcgtggACCCCAGCGCGAGCCAGACCGCggccgaagcgcgccgcgcggcgtttGCGCGTGCcattgccgaggccgacaaGGAGCACAAGCTGGCCGTGGAGCGCAAGATCAAgatggagcgccgcaaggagctcctgcgcgagatggCCAAGAAGAgggaggaggaggaggcgatcgccaaggccgagcgcctgcgccagcaggccgaggccgagcagcgccgctttaccgaagaggcgcgccgccgcgagctcgagcacgtccgCAAGGAGATGGAGGCTGCGAAGCtcgaagaggcgcgcaagaTGGCGCAGTCGCTCAAGGAAAAGGGCGGTCTCAAGCTCTCGGAGGAAGAGTTTGCGAGCCTCGACACCGAAAAGCTCGTCCAGCTCCAGGTGGAGCAGATCGAGCGCGAAAAGAAGGATCTCAGCGAACGCCTGCGCACCGTGCACCGCCGCATGGACCACATCGAGCGTGCGTaccgccgcgaggagcagcctctcctcgccgccgactACGAGCGCCAGCAGGCGATCGACCTCGCGAACCACAAGCGTGCGtacgaggtgcagcgcgtcacCGCGCGTGAGCGCCACGAGTCCGATATGGCGATGAAAAAGGTGCTGGTGGGCATCATGCCCGACTACGACGGCATGCGCGAcatgctgctcggcaggcgcaaggcgctgcacgaggagcgcgtcgcccaggCGGAAACCCAGATCgagaaggagaaggagcagcgccgcatggacatcctgcacgagcacgaggaggagcagcgccgccgcgaggaggccgaaaaggagcgcgccgcctacgaggcgcagcgcaagcagcgcgaggaggaagaggcgcgcctcgccgagagccgccgcgccgacgccgagcgcgaggccgagctcgagaagcagaagcgcgccgagatcgaggagcgccaggccgcgctgcgcatgcaggccgagaagcaggccgcgcagcaggccaaggcccaggagcgcctcgaccgcgaccgggccgagccgcgcaccgagacgggcggcgcgtggcggagaagcggcgcgccgtcggccgcgccgccggccgcctcgtcgggcgcCACCGACCCGATGTTTGCCAACCGCCGCTACCGCCCCGGAGACCTCAGCCGCAACTCGgagggccgtgcgccggagccgcgcccgatgcccacggagcgccgtgcgccggagCCGCGCACGATGCCTTCGGAGCGCCcccccggcgccggtggCCGCTACGTCCCGGGCGCCTTTTCGCGTATGCGCCAGGgtggcggcggtgcgccgccgagcgagggcgctgcgcggcccccgccgccgagtgcccctccgcgcgacgcagacgGCTTCCAGCAGGTCAAGCCGCGGAGCAGCACCGCGTACCGCCCGCCGAGTGCCCGCTAG
- a CDS encoding uncharacterized protein (EggNog:ENOG503NZAA; TransMembrane:10 (i30-49o69-87i108-135o200-228i240-264o270-291i303-321o333-357i401-421o427-444i); COG:P), with protein sequence MRSSEEADDGAARGAGSGMPPVLPAAQAQIALLAQIVPMLVLAAGGLLLSGWELDNMTHWNVFRAVDKFLILVPIMMNLKGNLELNLSLRMSTAANMGELDNRRTRQVLVTGNLALLQAQALIVACAAGILSFIMGQFEQHRMPPAAGAPASATWALPSATSTALASPAAVRTPLARGIHTPGRPNVDRALRLRNGYLEFFMVVAVAMLSASLSSAVQGTCLCALVIWARRFRLDPDRTVVPIAGSLGDLITLTLLGVLAAGLLPSEGSLLSLVLFVVLIVVCCLMILMTLRNVYVGELVADGWTPLFAAALISSVAGLLLDKNAARYDGLALLAPVVSGLPGVAAAVFTSTLSSALHAGRIVAPTRAASAEYAPLTEPGAEAPRYPNDTPRFTPRGGWQLPLTLLGSTTLVQIGYLSLLWLTRSLVFGWQFALCFVLLSTLLVRRATYPDLPRFERGIHPVLPFVVLGL encoded by the exons ATGCGATCGTCGGAGGAGGcagacgacggcgcggcgcgcggcgctgggagCGGCATGCCGCCAGTGCTGCCGgcggcacaggcgcagatcgcgctccttgcgcagaTCGTCCCGAtgctcgtgctcgccgcAGGCGGGCTCCTCCTCTCGGGCTGGGAGCTCGATAATATGACG CACTGGAACGTCTTTCGCGCGGTCGACAAGTTTCTGATCCTCGTGCCGATCATGATGAACCTCAAAGGGAACCTCGAGCTGAATCTGTCGCTGCGCATGTCGACTGCC GCGAATAtgggcgagctcgacaaccggcgcacgcgccaagTGCTCGTCACGGGcaacctcgcgctgctgcaggcgcaggcgctcatTGTagcatgcgccgctggcaTCCTATCGTTTATCATGGGGCAGTTTGAGCAGCACCGCatgccgccggccgcgggcgcaccggcgagcgcgacatgggcgctgccgagcgccacgtccacggcgctcgccagcccggcggccgtgcgcacgccgcttgcgcgcggcatTCATACCCCCGGGCGTCCCAACGTCGACCGTGcactgcgcctgcgcaacgGCTACCTCGAGTTTTTCATGGTCGTCGCCGTGGCGATGCtctccgcctcgctctcgtccGCGGTGCAGGGAACGTGCCTGTGTGCGCTCGTGATCTGGGCACGTCGCTTCCGCCTGGACCCGGACCGGACCGTGGTGCCGATCGCgggctcgctcggcgacctgatCACACtgacgctcctcggcgtgctggcAGCGGGCCTGCTGCCGTCCGAGGGCTCGCTCCTGTCGCTTGTGCTCTTTGTCGTGCTAATCGTCGTGTGCTGCTTGATGATCTTGatgacgctgcgcaacgtGTACGTaggcgagctcgtcgcggacgGCTGGACGCCACTGTTTGCCGCGGCACTCATCAGCTCAGTCGCgggcctgctcctcgacaaaaacgcggcgcggtacgacggcctggcgctcctcgcgccggTCGTCTCGGGCCtgcccggcgtcgcggccgccgtgTTCACTTCCACGCTCTCAtccgcgctgcacgcgggCCGCATCGTTgcgccgacacgcgccgcgagcgccgagtacgcgccgctgacggagccgggcgccgaggcgccccgATACCCCAacgacacgccgcgcttCACGCCACGGGGGGGGTGGCAGCTCCCTTTGACACTGCTGGgcagcacgacgctcgtTCAGATCGGATACCTGAGCCTCTTGTGGCTCACACGCAGCCTCGTCTTTGGCTGGCAGTTTGCGCTCTGCTTTGTGCTGCTCTCTACCTTgctcgtacgtcgcgccaCTTACCCAGACCTGCCTCGCTTTGAGCGGGGGATACACCCTGTGCTTCCTTTTGTGGTACTGGGACTATGA
- the BCS1 gene encoding Complex III assembly protein translocase and chaperone (COG:O; EggNog:ENOG503NVKH) — protein sequence MSETPAHGAPGAPNAAAMPPAEQSKPQGLLASMVDGNPYFSAGFGLMIFGGALAYSKSVVSWGAHAAQRRMLVSLEIPSKDRAHPWFLHWMGAQAQAQALRRKAHDGKMPRESMLEFLGLRRPAQASGEVLPHDPLRAGAGAVSPIRIISRELAVDTHYEEPTMHPTPGTGQERGVATFSLVPGPGTHWFRYHGVWIRLQRERNGKLVDLSTGAPWETVTLTTLSSYSHLFTQLLAEARQLALASTQGKTIIFTSWGAEWRPFGHPRRVRELDSVVLASDKKDELVGDVNRFLSRGSWYTKRGIPYRRGYLLHGAPGSGKTSFITALAGSLDFNICLLNLAERGMTDDKLNHLLSNAPERSILLLEDVDAAFAGRANHSPERHADGYQPSVTFSGLLNALDGVASGESRIIFMTTNHLERLDPALIRPGRVDMICELGDAAPRQVRELLVRFYQADLLEARLDAARRARGYDPAEFAHAPHQTAPDAQTEYYREALKATADELNGAADRLVAEVAHATRRRRAALHLDEDGHTREEPKEVRAARPGFWPRPAARGGVSMAELQGLFIRFPDDPHAAVRAFAEENGDLGAM from the coding sequence ATGTccgagacgccggcgcacggcgcacccggcgcgccgaacgCGGCTGCGATGCCGCCGGCTGAGCAGAGCAAGCCGCAAGGGCTGCTTGCGTCGATGGTCGATGGCAATCCCTACTTTTCCGCGGGCTTTGGCCTGATGAttttcggcggcgcgctcgcctaCTCAAAGAGTGTCGTGTCGTggggcgcgcacgccgcacagcgccgcatgctcgtctcgctcgagatCCCATCCAAGGACCGCGCACACCCCTGGTTCCTGCACTGGATGGGCGCGCAGGCCCAGGCACAGGCGCTccgccgcaaggcgcaCGATGGAAAAATGCCCCGCGAGTCGATGCTCGAGTTTCTgggcctgcggcgcccggcgcaggcgagtGGCGAGGTGCTGCCGCACGATCCTTTgcgtgccggcgcaggcgccgtgtcgccgaTCCGCATCATCTCGCGCGAGCTTGCGGTCGACACGCACTACGAAGAGCCGACGATGCACCCCACGCCCGGCACCGGCCAGGAGCGTGGCGTGGCGACTTTTTCGCTGGTGCCGGGCCCTGGAACGCACTGGTTCCGCTACCACGGTGTGTGGAttcgcctgcagcgcgagcgcaacggcaagctcgtcgacctctCGACGGGCGCACCGTGGGAGACGGTGACGCTCACGACGCTCTCCTCCTACTCGCACCTCTTTACGCagctccttgccgaggcgcggcagcttgcgctcgcATCGACGCAAGGAAAGACGATCATCTTTACCAGCTGGGGTGCCGAGTGGCGGCCGTTTGGGCACCCCCGCCGTGTGCGTGAGCTCGATAGTGTGGTGCTCGCCTCGGACAAGAAGGACGAGCTGGTGGGCGACGTGAACCGTTTCCTGTCGCGCGGGAGCTGGTACACGAAGCGTGGCATCCCCTACCGCCGCGGCTACctgctgcacggcgcgccgggctcCGGCAAGACGTCGTTCATCACTGCGCTGGCGGGCAGCCTCGACTTTAACATCTGCCTGCTgaacctcgccgagcgcggcatgACGGACGACAAGCTGAACCACCTGCTGTCGaacgcgcccgagcgcagcaTTCTTCTGCTCGAAGATGTGGATGCGGCGTTTGCAGGGCGTGCGAACCACTCGCCGGAGCGCCACGCCGACGGCTACCAGCCGAGCGTTACGTTCTCGGGCCTGCTCAACGCGCTGGACGGTGTCGCGTCCGGCGAGTCGCGCATCATCTTTATGACGACAAATCACCTGGAGCGTCTCGACCCCGCGCTTATCCGCCCGGGGCGTGTCGATATGATCTgcgagctgggcgacgcggcgccgcgccaggtgcgcgagctgctcgtgcgcttCTACCAGGCTgatctgctcgaggcgcgtctcgatgctgcgcgccgtgcgcggggCTACGACCCCGCAGAGtttgcgcatgcgccgcaccaGACCGCGCCGGACGCACAGACCGAGTActaccgcgaggcgctcaaggcgacggccgacgagctgaacggcgccgccgaccggctcgtggccgaggtcgcgcatgccacgcgccgccggcgcgccgccctgcacctcgacgaggacggccacacgcgcgaggagcCGAAAGAggtgcgggcggcgcgcccgggcTTCTGGCCGcgccctgcggcgcgcggcggcgtgagcATGGCCGAGCTGCAAGGCCTCTTTATCCGCTTCCCCGACGACCCCCatgcggcggtgcgtgcgttTGCCGAGGAGAACGGCGATCTAGGCGCTATGTAG
- a CDS encoding uncharacterized protein (BUSCO:EOG09263QUM; EggNog:ENOG503NUUD; COG:A) — MPDAKAPAMAPQAPLSKNAKRRAKRKMQKDEEPVRPAPPVREPARQEPEPIEAEVIEAPMDSAMAAEFAGVLERFQAPEGEEESREKGDVMYSDDDMDEEAPKVAFPLSRRRQRQMERMSVAELKQLVDKPELVEWGDVAAADPVLLLYLRTVRNSVPVPPHWGSKREYLQSRRGTSHKRYELPKNIAETGIATLRDAINSADADKTLKAKTRERVQPKLGRMDIDYQKLHDAFFKFQTKPPLSGYGETYFEGKEFEARCRKRRPGDLSPALKEALSIPPLAPLPWLIAMQRHGPPPSYPHLKIPGLNAPIPKGAQWGFHPGGWGRPPLDDAGNPKYGDVFGEQPDPNAEFEGEPAQYEHWGEMAPVEYDEESEEEEEEEEEGGEEEEEEEEEEEEEEEKDTTSGGGIEFDGMQTPSGLDTPSGIQSVAEGLETPAHIELRKNTKPTAPRPTGPPPQLYQVIPEREGGGQAQGFMGSERLYDFSSQQRDST; from the coding sequence ATGCCCGACGCGAAGGCCCCGGCGATGGCAccgcaggcgccgctctCGAAGAatgccaagcgccgcgcgaagCGCAAGATGCagaaggacgaggagcccgTGCGCCCGGCTCCTCCGGTGCGCGAGCCTGCGCGCCAGGAGCCGGAGCCgatcgaggccgaggtgatcgaggcgccgatGGACAGCGCCATGGCCGCCGAGTTTGCGggcgtcctcgagcgcttccaggcgcccgagggcgaggaggagagTAGGGAGAAGGGCGACGTGATGtactcggacgacgacatggacgaagaggcgccCAAGGTCGCCTTTCCGCtgtcgcgccggcggcagcgccagATGGAGCGCAtgagcgtcgccgagctcaagcagctcgtcgacaagccggagctcgtcgagtgGGGggacgtcgccgcggcagaCCCGGTGCTGCTTCTCTACCTGCGCACGGTACGCAACTCGGTCCCCGTGCCGCCTCACTGGGGCTCGAAGCGCGAATACCTCCAGtcccgccgcggcacgtcgcacAAGCGCTACGAGCTCCCGAAGAATATCGCCGAGACGGGtatcgcgacgctgcgcgacgcaatCAATAGCGCAGACGCGGACAAGACGCTCAAGGCCAAGACACGCGAACGCGTCCAGCCCAAGCTGGGGCGCATGGACATTGACTACCAAAAACTGCACGACGCCTTCTTCAAGTTCCAGACCAAGCCGCCGCTCTCGGGGTACGGCGAGACCTACTTCGAGGGCAAGGAGTTTGAGGCACGCTGCCGCAAGCGGCGCCCGGGCGATCTGTCGCCAGCGCTGAAAGAGGCACTGTCCAtcccgccgctcgcgccacTGCCGTGGCTGATTGCGATGCAGCGCCacgggccgccgccgtcgtaTCCCCACCTCAAGATCCCGGGATTGAATGCGCCGATTCCCAAGGGCGCACAGTGGGGCTTCCACCCGGGTGGATGGGGACGCCCGCCGCTGGACGATGCGGGCAACCCCAAGTACGGCGACGTGTTTGGCGAGCAGCCCGACCCGAATGCCGAGTTTGAGGGCGAGCCGGCTCAGTACGAGCACTGGGGCGAGATGGCACCGGTCGAGTACGACGAGGAGAgcgaagaggaggaggaagaagaagaagaagggggagaagaggaggaggaagaggaagaggaagaaGAGGAAGAAGAGGAAAAGGACACGACGTCGGGTGGCGGAATCGAGTTCGACGGCATGCAGACGCCGTCGGgcctcgacacgccgtCGGGCATCCAGTCCGTTGCCGAAGGGCTCGAAACGCCGGCACACATCGAGCTCCGCAAGAATACCAAGCCGACCGCACCCCGCCCGACGGGGCCGCCTCCGCAACTATACCAAGTCATTcccgagcgcgagggcgGCGGACAGGCGCAGGGGTTCATGGGAAGCGAACGCTTGTACGATTTCTCgtcgcagcagcgcgatTCTACATAG